Proteins encoded within one genomic window of Pseudalkalibacillus sp. SCS-8:
- a CDS encoding PLP-dependent aminotransferase family protein encodes MKLVLQKESATPIHQQIYHQILNRIQTGALPDGEKMPSLRKLSTELKVNYLTVNKVYQRLEEEGHIEVFQGKGAFVKSKHKTKPFTEEEAEQEVFSTLLQRSQYLVNRSKYHYDFSKAVVSPGLLPSHFLAQQTKAILDENPMILTTYGPVEGDEELREEVSTYVEQQLGYQTSADNILITSGVQQGINIVANTFLTPTDTVAVESPCYGAAIDTFMNRGNAIVPIPIDEEGMRMDVLEEQCRTAPPKLVYVNPTFHNPTGGTMSEKRRKELLELAETYGFLIVEDDSFSEIYFDGVLPPKPIKYFDDAGHCIYLKGFSKTMAPGIRLGALIADDSLYESLYISKASMDVGSPLLNQKALLPFMRTKRMKDHLEKLRIALQIRRDITSEILDVYLSGNVRYTLPKGGLNLWVELPEGIDIDELRKRANERSISFLPGSACFVGDAPTPAIRLSFSTLSDRENTEGITHLAQLIASLV; translated from the coding sequence GTGAAGCTCGTACTGCAAAAGGAATCCGCCACGCCGATCCACCAGCAGATCTATCATCAAATTCTGAACCGGATCCAGACCGGGGCACTTCCGGACGGTGAAAAGATGCCCTCGCTACGGAAGCTGTCCACTGAATTGAAGGTCAATTACCTGACCGTCAACAAGGTGTATCAGCGGCTGGAGGAGGAAGGCCATATCGAGGTCTTTCAAGGAAAGGGTGCATTCGTAAAAAGTAAGCATAAAACGAAGCCTTTTACGGAAGAGGAAGCTGAGCAAGAGGTGTTTTCAACACTTCTTCAGCGCTCGCAATATCTCGTAAACCGTTCGAAGTATCATTACGATTTTTCAAAAGCAGTCGTGTCACCCGGCCTGCTGCCGAGCCATTTCCTTGCTCAGCAGACAAAAGCGATTTTAGATGAAAATCCGATGATCCTGACAACCTACGGGCCTGTCGAAGGGGATGAGGAACTCAGAGAAGAGGTATCAACGTATGTGGAACAGCAGCTCGGCTATCAGACGTCAGCGGATAACATCCTGATCACGAGCGGCGTCCAGCAAGGGATCAACATTGTCGCGAATACGTTTTTGACACCAACGGACACGGTAGCAGTGGAGAGTCCTTGCTACGGAGCGGCGATTGACACATTCATGAACCGTGGAAATGCGATTGTGCCGATTCCGATCGACGAAGAAGGGATGCGGATGGACGTTTTGGAGGAGCAATGCCGAACCGCACCTCCTAAGCTCGTGTACGTAAATCCGACGTTTCACAACCCGACGGGCGGGACGATGAGTGAAAAGCGACGGAAAGAGCTGTTGGAGTTAGCGGAGACATATGGCTTCTTGATCGTTGAGGATGATTCGTTCAGTGAGATTTACTTTGATGGCGTGCTGCCGCCGAAGCCGATTAAGTACTTCGATGACGCGGGTCATTGCATCTATTTGAAGGGCTTCAGCAAGACGATGGCACCCGGAATCCGCCTTGGGGCGTTGATCGCCGATGACTCGCTTTATGAATCGCTCTACATCTCGAAAGCGTCGATGGACGTAGGTAGTCCGCTCTTGAACCAGAAAGCGCTGTTGCCGTTCATGCGGACGAAGCGAATGAAGGACCACCTCGAGAAACTGCGGATCGCCCTGCAGATCCGTCGGGACATCACATCTGAAATCCTCGATGTCTACTTGAGCGGGAATGTCCGGTACACACTACCGAAAGGCGGACTGAACCTCTGGGTCGAGCTGCCTGAGGGGATCGACATCGATGAGCTTCGGAAACGCGCCAACGAACGGTCCATCAGCTTCCTGCCAGGCAGCGCCTGCTTCGTCGGTGACGCACCGACGCCAGCAATCCGACTCAGCTTCTCAACGCTCAGTGACCGCGAAAACACCGAAGGCATCACCCATCTCGCCCAGCTGATCGCATCGTTGGTGTAG
- the gatC gene encoding Asp-tRNA(Asn)/Glu-tRNA(Gln) amidotransferase subunit GatC yields MSRISKEEVKHVAKLARLNMTDEEADMFSKQLDDIIGYAEQLNELDTDNVEPTTHVLDMKNVLREDEVKPWLSNEEALKNTPDKQNGLIKVPAVLE; encoded by the coding sequence TTGTCTCGAATTTCGAAAGAAGAAGTGAAGCACGTTGCCAAGCTTGCGCGCTTGAACATGACGGACGAAGAAGCGGACATGTTCTCTAAGCAGCTTGACGACATCATCGGCTATGCCGAACAGCTGAATGAACTCGATACAGATAATGTGGAACCGACCACACACGTTTTAGATATGAAGAATGTTCTTCGTGAGGACGAAGTGAAGCCATGGCTTTCCAACGAAGAAGCGCTCAAGAATACACCAGACAAGCAGAACGGCCTGATCAAGGTCCCAGCTGTTTTAGAGTAG
- the gatA gene encoding Asp-tRNA(Asn)/Glu-tRNA(Gln) amidotransferase subunit GatA, whose protein sequence is MSLFDKKISELHELLHKKEMKVSELVDASFSRIQQVDEKVKAFLTLNEEEAREQAKYLDSKMGTDEMRGLLFGLPIGIKDNISTKGLRTTNGSKLQENFVPVYDATVIQKLKEAETITVGKLNMDEFAMGSSNENSGFFQTRNPWNTDHVPGGSSGGSAASVAAGEVLFSLGSDTGGSIRQPAAFCGVVGLKPTYGRVSRFGLTAFASSLDQIGPITNTVEDNAYLLQAIAGHDPMDSTSANVDKQDYTAALTGDVKGLKIAVPKEYIGEGVDEDVKNRVMEALKVLEGMGAEWEEVSLPHSKYGVATYYLLASSEASSNLARFDGVRYGVRADDAKNLLELYNKTRSEGFGDEVKRRIMLGTFALSSGFYDAYYKKAQKVRTLIKNDFDQVLDKYDVILGPTTPTPAFKIGEKTDDPLTMYANDILTIPVNLAGVPAISVPCGLSNGLPVGLQIIGKAFDESTIYRVAHAYEQATDHHQNKPNL, encoded by the coding sequence ATGTCTTTATTTGATAAGAAGATTTCAGAGCTACACGAGCTCTTACATAAAAAAGAGATGAAAGTAAGTGAACTCGTAGATGCTTCCTTCTCTCGCATCCAACAGGTGGACGAGAAAGTGAAAGCATTTTTGACGTTGAATGAAGAAGAGGCACGCGAACAAGCGAAGTACCTCGACAGCAAAATGGGGACCGACGAAATGCGCGGACTCCTATTCGGTCTGCCAATCGGGATTAAGGACAACATCTCGACGAAAGGCCTCCGCACGACGAACGGAAGTAAGCTTCAAGAGAATTTCGTGCCGGTTTACGATGCAACGGTCATCCAAAAGCTGAAAGAAGCGGAAACGATCACAGTCGGAAAACTTAACATGGACGAATTCGCGATGGGCTCCTCCAACGAGAACTCCGGCTTTTTCCAAACACGTAACCCATGGAACACAGACCACGTACCAGGCGGTTCCTCTGGTGGATCAGCTGCATCCGTCGCTGCTGGAGAAGTCTTGTTCTCATTAGGATCTGACACAGGCGGTTCCATCCGTCAGCCAGCGGCATTCTGTGGCGTCGTCGGTCTAAAGCCGACGTACGGCCGCGTGTCCCGTTTCGGACTCACAGCATTCGCTTCATCCCTTGACCAGATCGGACCAATCACGAACACGGTCGAAGACAACGCGTACTTGCTACAAGCGATCGCAGGTCACGACCCAATGGACTCGACGTCTGCAAACGTAGACAAGCAAGACTATACAGCAGCTCTTACTGGCGACGTCAAAGGTCTCAAGATCGCCGTGCCAAAAGAATACATCGGCGAAGGGGTAGACGAAGACGTCAAGAACCGCGTCATGGAAGCCCTCAAAGTGCTTGAAGGCATGGGGGCTGAGTGGGAAGAAGTATCCCTTCCACACTCCAAATATGGTGTAGCGACGTATTACCTGCTTGCATCATCGGAAGCATCCTCTAACCTCGCACGCTTCGACGGTGTCCGTTACGGCGTAAGAGCAGATGACGCGAAGAACCTGCTTGAGCTTTACAACAAAACACGTAGCGAAGGGTTCGGAGACGAAGTGAAACGCCGTATCATGCTTGGTACATTCGCGTTGAGCTCCGGATTTTACGATGCGTATTATAAGAAAGCCCAGAAAGTACGGACGTTGATCAAGAACGACTTCGATCAAGTCCTCGACAAATATGATGTGATCCTTGGACCGACAACACCGACACCAGCGTTCAAAATCGGAGAGAAGACGGACGATCCACTCACGATGTATGCAAACGACATCCTGACGATCCCTGTGAACCTTGCAGGCGTACCAGCGATCTCTGTACCATGCGGCCTTTCAAACGGCCTGCCAGTCGGACTACAAATCATCGGAAAAGCGTTTGATGAAAGCACAATCTATCGCGTTGCCCACGCCTATGAGCAAGCGACAGACCATCATCAAAACAAGCCGAACTTGTAA
- the gatB gene encoding Asp-tRNA(Asn)/Glu-tRNA(Gln) amidotransferase subunit GatB, whose amino-acid sequence MHFETIIGLEVHAELKTNSKIFCSCSTEFGAPPNTNVCPICLGHPGVLPVVNKQAVDFAMRAAMALNCEITRETKFDRKNYFYPDNPKAYQISQFDKPIGQNGWIEIEVDGYKKKIGITRLHMEEDAGKSMHADDGTHSLVDLNRQGTPLVEIVSEPDIRTPQEAYAYLEKLKAILQYTEVSDCKMEEGSLRCDANISLRPVGQEKFGTKAELKNLNSFANVQKGLEHEEVRQEKELLSGGEILQETRRFDEQTKKTILMRVKEGSDDYRYFPEPDLVGLSIDEEWIERVRSEIPELPDIRKQRYIEDLKLPAYDAMVLTQSKKMSDFFEEVLAQGADAKAASNWMMGEVSAYLNAEYKEIDEVALTPEGLAKMIDLIEKGTISSKIAKKVFKELIEKGGDPEVIVKEKGLVQISDEGELRKIVTGILDENEQSIEDYKNGKDRALGFLVGQVMKATKGKANPPMVNKLLVEEMDKR is encoded by the coding sequence ATGCATTTTGAAACGATCATTGGACTTGAAGTCCACGCTGAACTGAAAACAAACTCGAAGATCTTCTGCAGCTGCTCCACGGAATTCGGAGCACCGCCGAACACGAATGTGTGCCCGATTTGTCTCGGTCACCCAGGTGTCCTGCCTGTCGTGAACAAGCAAGCGGTTGATTTTGCGATGCGTGCTGCCATGGCACTCAACTGTGAAATCACACGCGAAACGAAATTTGACCGTAAAAACTACTTCTATCCGGATAACCCGAAGGCGTACCAAATCTCGCAATTCGATAAGCCGATCGGACAAAACGGCTGGATCGAAATCGAGGTCGACGGATACAAGAAGAAAATCGGCATCACCCGTCTCCATATGGAGGAGGACGCTGGTAAATCGATGCACGCCGACGACGGAACCCACTCGCTCGTGGACTTGAACCGTCAAGGAACGCCACTCGTCGAAATCGTATCCGAGCCGGACATCCGTACACCGCAAGAAGCGTATGCTTACTTAGAAAAATTGAAAGCAATCCTTCAATATACTGAGGTTTCCGACTGTAAAATGGAAGAGGGATCGTTGCGTTGCGACGCGAATATCTCACTCCGCCCGGTCGGACAGGAGAAATTCGGAACGAAGGCTGAGCTTAAGAACCTGAACTCATTTGCCAATGTGCAAAAAGGTCTCGAACACGAAGAAGTCCGTCAGGAGAAAGAACTCCTCAGTGGTGGAGAAATTCTTCAGGAAACACGCCGTTTTGACGAACAGACGAAAAAGACGATCCTTATGCGTGTTAAGGAAGGATCGGATGACTACCGTTACTTCCCAGAGCCGGATCTCGTCGGTCTTTCCATCGACGAAGAATGGATCGAACGCGTTCGCTCCGAAATCCCTGAGCTACCAGACATACGGAAGCAGCGCTATATCGAAGACCTGAAGCTGCCAGCGTATGACGCGATGGTTTTAACCCAGTCGAAGAAAATGTCCGATTTCTTTGAGGAAGTGCTCGCACAAGGTGCTGATGCGAAAGCGGCATCGAACTGGATGATGGGTGAAGTGTCTGCGTACCTGAACGCAGAATACAAAGAGATTGATGAAGTCGCCCTCACGCCGGAAGGCCTTGCGAAAATGATCGACCTCATCGAAAAAGGCACGATCTCCTCGAAGATTGCGAAGAAGGTGTTCAAGGAACTCATCGAAAAAGGCGGCGATCCGGAAGTTATCGTCAAAGAGAAAGGACTCGTCCAAATCTCTGACGAAGGTGAGCTTCGCAAGATCGTGACCGGCATTTTAGATGAAAACGAACAATCAATCGAAGACTACAAGAACGGAAAAGACCGCGCGCTCGGTTTCCTCGTCGGCCAGGTGATGAAGGCGACGAAAGGAAAAGCGAACCCGCCGATGGTCAACAAATTGCTCGTCGAAGAAATGGATAAACGATAG
- a CDS encoding diacylglycerol kinase yields MKRARLIYNPTSGRELVKRQLPYILEKLEKAGYETSAHATCADEGDATRAARHAVDREFDLVIAAGGDGTIYEVINGIAEQPNRPKMGIIPAGTTNDFARALGVPRTIEKAVDVLCEGIDIPVDIGRVNGKYFVNIAGGGKLTELTYAVPSQLKTMIGQLAYYLKGVEMLPSIRPTNVKIEYDDKVFEGDVMLFLVANTNSVGGFEKLAPLSEFNDGYFDLVILKKTNLAEFIRIATLALKGDHIRDEHIIYEKARRVKIHTDEKMQLNLDGEYGGLLPGEFVNLRHHLQMIVPKERFEHDR; encoded by the coding sequence ATGAAACGAGCACGATTGATTTATAACCCGACATCAGGGCGGGAGCTAGTGAAACGTCAATTGCCTTACATATTGGAGAAGCTCGAAAAAGCAGGCTATGAAACGTCTGCCCATGCCACATGCGCAGACGAAGGCGATGCAACCCGAGCAGCACGACACGCCGTGGACCGGGAGTTCGACCTCGTCATTGCCGCTGGTGGAGACGGAACGATCTATGAGGTCATCAACGGAATCGCGGAGCAGCCGAACCGCCCGAAAATGGGAATCATCCCAGCCGGGACGACGAACGATTTTGCCCGCGCTCTTGGCGTGCCACGTACCATTGAAAAAGCGGTCGACGTGCTATGCGAAGGTATCGATATACCCGTCGATATCGGACGCGTAAACGGGAAGTACTTCGTCAACATCGCTGGCGGCGGGAAGCTTACGGAGCTTACTTACGCCGTACCAAGCCAACTGAAGACGATGATCGGCCAGCTCGCTTATTATTTAAAAGGGGTAGAAATGCTGCCGTCGATCCGCCCGACGAACGTCAAGATCGAGTACGATGACAAGGTGTTTGAAGGCGACGTCATGCTTTTCCTTGTGGCGAACACGAACTCCGTCGGAGGCTTTGAAAAACTCGCACCACTCTCTGAATTCAACGACGGCTACTTCGACCTCGTCATCCTGAAAAAGACGAACCTCGCTGAGTTTATCCGCATCGCGACTCTTGCGCTCAAAGGGGACCACATCCGAGATGAACACATCATTTATGAAAAAGCGAGACGCGTGAAGATTCATACAGATGAAAAAATGCAGCTGAACCTCGACGGGGAATACGGTGGACTGCTTCCAGGCGAGTTCGTCAACCTAAGACACCACCTGCAAATGATCGTCCCGAAAGAACGCTTTGAACACGACCGATAA
- a CDS encoding NAD(P)H-dependent oxidoreductase, producing MEKILVINGHEYYEHSRGELNKTLFNEIVEKLSPQYEVKTTVLADGYEKSEEQEKVKWADAVIYQTPIYNYSVPALFKRYFDETHEHGVYFRGNTPEYGTGGGLLTGKTYMFSTTWNAPYEAFNDRNKFFEGRNVEDVLFPLHLVHKYVGMKGLKTFSCFDVKKNPDIDYYRSSLHQHLARYFHV from the coding sequence TTGGAGAAAATTCTTGTCATCAATGGACACGAATACTATGAACATTCAAGAGGCGAGCTCAATAAGACTCTTTTTAATGAAATCGTGGAAAAGCTATCCCCTCAATACGAGGTAAAAACGACCGTACTTGCGGACGGATATGAGAAAAGTGAAGAACAGGAGAAGGTAAAATGGGCCGATGCGGTCATTTATCAGACGCCGATCTACAATTACAGCGTCCCAGCCCTTTTCAAGCGCTATTTCGACGAGACGCATGAGCATGGCGTTTACTTCCGCGGGAATACACCAGAGTACGGAACAGGCGGAGGACTGCTGACCGGTAAAACGTACATGTTCTCGACCACATGGAATGCGCCTTATGAGGCGTTCAACGACCGAAACAAGTTCTTCGAAGGACGGAATGTCGAGGATGTCCTTTTCCCGTTACACCTCGTCCATAAATACGTCGGTATGAAAGGGTTGAAGACCTTTTCCTGCTTTGATGTAAAGAAGAATCCGGACATTGATTACTACCGGAGCTCCTTGCATCAGCATCTTGCACGTTATTTTCATGTATAA
- a CDS encoding DUF421 domain-containing protein: MNYTDLTIRLALSFIALLVLTRVMGRKELSQITFHNFVSAVAIGNIGGSLATEGKLSIAQGLYALAGWSLFTIALGLIDLKSKKARKLINGDALIVIKGGKIMERALRKARLDMDSLNLMLRKKNVFSLADVDYAIFETDGTLSVMKKEPKQTVTKEDVGLYKLGGIIPIGTEVISDGKINYKNLQLLDLKPIWLEQQLRKAGVGSAAEVFFAEVQKDGSLYIDRKDDQIH, translated from the coding sequence ATGAACTATACAGATTTGACGATTCGATTGGCATTATCATTCATTGCGCTATTGGTGCTCACTAGGGTGATGGGACGGAAGGAACTGAGTCAAATCACGTTCCACAACTTCGTTTCCGCCGTTGCGATCGGAAACATCGGAGGCTCGTTGGCGACGGAGGGTAAACTGAGCATCGCACAAGGCCTCTATGCGTTAGCCGGATGGTCCCTGTTCACGATCGCGCTGGGATTAATCGACCTCAAATCCAAAAAGGCACGAAAGCTGATCAACGGAGATGCCCTGATTGTGATAAAAGGCGGTAAGATCATGGAGCGTGCGTTACGAAAAGCCCGGCTGGATATGGACTCCCTCAACCTGATGCTCCGGAAAAAGAACGTGTTTTCGTTGGCGGACGTCGATTACGCCATCTTTGAAACCGATGGCACGCTCTCGGTCATGAAAAAAGAACCGAAACAAACGGTAACGAAGGAAGACGTCGGGTTGTACAAGCTCGGTGGGATCATTCCAATCGGCACCGAAGTCATATCAGACGGGAAAATCAATTATAAGAACCTCCAGCTCTTAGACTTGAAGCCGATCTGGCTCGAGCAGCAGCTACGTAAGGCCGGTGTAGGCTCAGCAGCAGAGGTTTTCTTCGCAGAAGTCCAAAAAGACGGCTCCCTCTATATCGACCGAAAAGACGACCAAATCCATTGA
- a CDS encoding C45 family peptidase: MEAFKVKVLELRGSTYEIGRQQGEQLNRKHMRWMEDMLTEEIDVNEATAVFKAFAPHLLEEMEGLADALELPIEKAMRYFSGYGLPKLETMGCSSVVTKEYIVRNYDLSPIIYDHQLVFSQPEEAFASVGYSLHQLGRHESVNEHGVAIALHFVNNAHQVTGLISTTITRMMADMCKTTDDCIQLLKELPHACSYNYSIGDSSGHHVVVEASPTKVEVRSAETPISCTNHFQAPHMNEFNRERLGSSLDRKEAIETKKADGEELFNWFSDSTSPMFYEDYEMLFGTLHTFAYFFEEDRFITKVANGTETMDLKFSDWVNGKTNLAGELKGSLNMKRSV; this comes from the coding sequence ATGGAAGCGTTCAAGGTGAAGGTGCTGGAATTACGGGGCAGCACTTATGAAATTGGCAGACAGCAGGGAGAGCAGCTAAATCGTAAACATATGCGTTGGATGGAGGACATGCTCACAGAGGAAATCGATGTGAATGAAGCAACCGCTGTGTTCAAAGCCTTTGCACCGCATCTTCTCGAGGAGATGGAAGGCTTGGCGGACGCGCTTGAGCTGCCGATTGAAAAGGCGATGCGTTATTTCAGTGGCTATGGGCTACCGAAGCTCGAAACGATGGGGTGCTCCTCAGTTGTGACGAAGGAGTACATCGTACGGAATTATGATCTTTCTCCAATCATCTATGACCACCAGTTGGTGTTCTCACAGCCTGAGGAAGCGTTCGCAAGTGTAGGATACAGTTTGCATCAGCTTGGTCGTCATGAAAGTGTGAATGAACATGGTGTGGCGATAGCGTTACACTTCGTGAATAACGCCCATCAAGTGACAGGGTTGATCAGCACAACGATTACCCGAATGATGGCTGACATGTGCAAAACAACCGATGATTGTATCCAATTGTTAAAGGAGTTGCCTCATGCCTGCTCCTACAATTATTCGATTGGAGACAGTAGCGGTCATCACGTCGTTGTTGAAGCATCACCAACGAAGGTAGAAGTTCGTTCTGCCGAAACACCAATCTCCTGCACGAATCACTTCCAGGCTCCACATATGAACGAATTTAATCGGGAGCGACTTGGATCCTCATTAGATCGTAAGGAAGCGATTGAAACGAAAAAGGCAGACGGAGAAGAATTGTTCAACTGGTTCAGTGATTCGACCTCTCCGATGTTCTATGAAGATTACGAGATGTTGTTCGGAACCTTACATACCTTTGCTTATTTCTTTGAAGAGGACCGATTCATTACGAAGGTGGCGAACGGTACAGAAACGATGGACCTCAAATTCTCAGATTGGGTGAACGGAAAGACAAACTTAGCAGGAGAATTAAAAGGCTCTTTGAACATGAAGAGAAGTGTTTGA
- a CDS encoding tripartite tricarboxylate transporter TctB family protein, with the protein MEPVLVTEILMAVGVVAIPLAIMLFVPKHRKKKWLIVAIAVATSVFLFFTVRPFWDDYQTEKSMAQLREHLKETYPNEEWQIERRAPRHHSPYQLNVSFKNDEGYTYTYLVDGERICQVAWMTDNDLPPSSGKHYHNHCEES; encoded by the coding sequence GTGGAGCCGGTATTGGTTACGGAGATTTTGATGGCGGTTGGGGTTGTTGCAATTCCGCTGGCTATCATGTTGTTTGTTCCGAAGCATAGGAAGAAGAAGTGGCTGATTGTTGCCATTGCAGTCGCAACATCTGTATTTCTATTCTTCACAGTGAGACCGTTTTGGGACGACTATCAAACAGAGAAAAGCATGGCGCAGTTGAGAGAGCACCTGAAAGAAACGTATCCGAACGAAGAATGGCAGATTGAGAGACGGGCGCCAAGGCATCACTCACCTTACCAGTTAAATGTGAGCTTCAAGAATGATGAAGGCTACACGTATACGTATCTCGTCGACGGAGAACGAATCTGCCAGGTCGCATGGATGACAGATAACGATCTGCCGCCAAGCAGCGGCAAGCATTATCATAATCATTGCGAAGAATCGTAA
- a CDS encoding RNA polymerase sigma factor, translating into MKKRVRQAQRGDKEALLQLVFERKDEYFRLAYSYLRHEEDAMDVLEDMIVILYEKIDRLKKPESFYSWSKTILVNQCHDMLRKRKKLTVTDEIHEQSDDQEGANTVHKLDVQKHLDQLNNEQREAIQLRYWLDYDYVTIAQLTKVPIGTVKSRISFGLKKLKSYLGGEYL; encoded by the coding sequence ATGAAGAAGCGGGTGCGCCAAGCACAGCGTGGAGATAAGGAAGCATTACTGCAGCTCGTTTTCGAGCGGAAGGACGAATATTTCAGGCTGGCATACAGCTACTTACGACATGAAGAGGATGCAATGGACGTCCTCGAGGACATGATCGTGATTCTATACGAGAAGATCGACAGGCTGAAAAAGCCTGAATCGTTTTACAGCTGGAGCAAAACGATTCTCGTCAACCAGTGCCATGATATGTTGCGAAAACGGAAGAAACTGACCGTCACCGATGAGATCCATGAACAATCTGACGATCAAGAGGGTGCCAACACCGTCCATAAACTCGATGTGCAAAAACATCTCGATCAGCTCAACAACGAGCAACGAGAAGCGATTCAACTGCGATATTGGCTCGATTATGATTATGTAACAATTGCGCAGCTCACAAAGGTACCGATCGGAACCGTCAAATCGAGAATCTCATTCGGCTTGAAGAAGCTGAAAAGCTACCTTGGGGGTGAATACCTATGA
- a CDS encoding DUF4179 domain-containing protein, which translates to MRDIEKDLKEYAKKMQTKKAPANFEDRMRNRLYNQPPKRKGPNKKFMLIAASFMVFFLFAYQFDTIAYYGKKILGYDTVLTDSMAELNNEGKGQVIGRSVDLPDGGTMTVDGLMLDDNQLVILYTLYDPDQKVEDLHLNTSVSLHSFFGEIHMDSGRGSTSEDGTTMTKAYSFEPPNPFVKELTLQLTYDNDPEKFAEVSFQLDRSKALMTKYKQKINQTIKTNTADYIVKELVATPTQTVFKGKIHVKDRSAWQSEMVTSMFEFSLKADDEPVQQQGLGYGTEMLHYYFEVEFDALKGNPEELTLKLEKGLETHQADSKTDLDQEKINLANQTIAITNVTESKGKTEITLNAENEFDILEAELIGSNIFAKLEKAYIGDYFKAEDGMRKELVLVFDGTIEGKRTLHITKYVTIDPVDKTITIPVK; encoded by the coding sequence ATGAGAGATATCGAGAAAGACTTGAAGGAATACGCAAAAAAGATGCAGACGAAGAAAGCACCAGCCAATTTTGAAGACCGAATGAGAAACAGGCTCTACAACCAACCGCCGAAACGAAAAGGCCCTAACAAGAAATTCATGCTAATCGCGGCTTCTTTCATGGTGTTTTTCTTATTCGCATACCAGTTTGATACGATCGCTTATTACGGGAAGAAAATCCTCGGGTATGACACCGTCCTTACCGATTCCATGGCTGAGCTTAATAACGAGGGAAAGGGTCAAGTCATCGGGAGAAGTGTGGATCTGCCTGATGGAGGAACCATGACCGTCGATGGGCTGATGCTTGATGATAATCAGCTTGTGATTCTTTACACCTTATATGACCCGGATCAAAAGGTTGAGGACCTCCATTTGAACACGAGTGTATCGTTACACAGCTTTTTCGGTGAAATTCATATGGACTCAGGGAGAGGGAGCACGAGCGAAGATGGAACGACCATGACAAAAGCTTATTCGTTTGAACCGCCTAATCCTTTCGTGAAGGAGCTGACTCTTCAATTAACGTACGATAACGACCCGGAAAAGTTTGCAGAAGTAAGCTTTCAGCTAGACCGTTCAAAGGCATTAATGACGAAATACAAACAGAAGATCAATCAGACGATTAAAACGAACACGGCCGATTATATCGTAAAAGAATTGGTCGCTACACCGACCCAAACCGTCTTCAAAGGAAAGATCCATGTGAAAGATCGCAGCGCATGGCAATCTGAAATGGTGACTTCTATGTTCGAATTTTCGTTAAAAGCAGATGATGAGCCTGTCCAACAACAAGGGCTAGGCTATGGAACAGAAATGCTGCATTACTACTTCGAGGTCGAATTCGATGCGTTGAAAGGAAACCCTGAGGAACTCACCCTGAAACTTGAAAAAGGACTTGAAACCCATCAAGCAGACAGTAAAACCGATCTTGATCAGGAAAAAATCAATCTCGCCAATCAAACGATCGCGATCACCAATGTCACCGAGAGCAAAGGAAAAACCGAAATCACACTAAATGCTGAAAATGAATTCGATATTTTAGAAGCGGAATTGATTGGTTCAAACATCTTTGCCAAGCTCGAAAAGGCCTATATAGGTGACTATTTCAAAGCAGAAGATGGCATGCGGAAGGAGCTCGTCCTTGTATTTGACGGCACCATAGAAGGAAAGCGTACGCTCCATATCACCAAATACGTAACGATAGATCCGGTGGATAAAACGATTACGATTCCGGTTAAATAA
- a CDS encoding GrpB family protein yields MLGVNKGRVVLASHEQDWKRLFEEEKHLLESIIGDHIIDIQHIGSTAINGIQAKPIIDILVGVSDMEDVESFDLEKLKAQGIYRLKVKREGKVVFAKFSSLEDKTKTHILHVVEHGGTWWQEHTFFRDYLIQHTDTAHEYERYKVQLANKYPTDEKTYTDEKKAFVDQILKKRVSS; encoded by the coding sequence GTGCTTGGAGTGAATAAAGGGCGAGTCGTTCTTGCCAGCCACGAACAAGATTGGAAACGATTATTTGAAGAGGAGAAACACTTGCTGGAATCAATCATTGGTGACCACATCATCGACATACAGCATATCGGAAGTACCGCCATCAACGGCATTCAAGCGAAACCGATTATTGATATCCTTGTTGGCGTATCAGACATGGAGGACGTCGAATCATTCGACCTTGAAAAATTGAAAGCACAAGGCATTTATCGGTTGAAGGTCAAGAGGGAGGGAAAGGTCGTCTTCGCGAAGTTCTCAAGCCTAGAGGACAAGACGAAGACCCACATCCTTCATGTTGTGGAGCATGGCGGTACCTGGTGGCAGGAGCATACCTTTTTCAGAGATTATTTGATTCAGCATACAGACACTGCACACGAATACGAACGATATAAAGTACAGCTCGCAAACAAATACCCAACCGATGAAAAAACGTATACAGACGAAAAGAAAGCATTCGTCGACCAAATCTTAAAGAAAAGAGTATCGAGCTAA